The Spirochaetota bacterium sequence ATGTATTTAAGGGTATGTTTATACCTCCTCTTGGTATCTCTGCCTCTCTAGTTCTTGGACAACCTAACATTATTAACAACGCTACAATTAGAGATAGAAACTTTAAAGTTTTCATCTCCACCCCCTACATCTTTATGGATTTTTTTAGTTTCTGTTTTGAGTTTTCAACTTCCTTTTCGTATAAGCTTTTGAGATTGTTTATGTTCCTCAAGATATTTTCCTTGTATCTCTCAAATTGAATCTTATAACTGGTTGCAATTCTTTCTACTTCATTATCAATTAAAGATGCTACGAAACCTTCTTCAGAAGTGATCTCTTCTAGTATTTTTTTTATGTTCTGTTTGTTTGTCAAGAAGTTGTAGATAAGATTTGTTAGGTTGAATTTGGGATCGGTTATAAACCTATATCTATACTCTCCGTTTAGCGTATCCATAAATGGTTCAAATTCAAAATCTACCGAAAAACTTGATATATTGACTTTACTTTCTATTCCTTCAAAGTTAGCTGTTCCATACCAAGTTCCGTTTGATATGCCCCCTACAAACCTGAACTTGCCCCCTGTGTAAATATCGCCATGAATGGATATCTCAATGTTATTGTTCGTAGTTGATAAGGTGTATGATGCATTCTTCAGTGTTAGAACCTGGGGAACATTGATAAACCTGTATCTTTCAAGTCTTTCCAAAAGATAGACAGGAAAGTTTAGGATAAACAGATCTACATACTTTTGAGGATTTTTCTTGAGTATCTCAATTTTCTGATCCCAAGCGGTCTTGTATCCTTCTCTTAATATGCGCAACTTTGAGTATTCCTCATCCACCCTTTTCTGATAATCAATTAGGTTGCTTTTTAGGTTTTGAATTTCTCTATCAAGTTCAGTTATGAATTCATTGATTCCTTTGGAAACTCCTTTTGCAGATGATTGTTTTATGTAGTATGAATATACATCATCTCTGAATTTGTTTAAAAGGTCCTCCATCCCCTTTTTGACTTCATCAACACTTTTTGATATTCCAAGTTCAAGTTTGCTTATCTCAACGGATATGTCAACCCAAGCAGATGTAAGTTTGTCAGTATGCTTATAGAATATGTCCTTACTCTTCAAAACTCCATTCTCAACAAGGTTTGTGAAAGTATTTGAACTCACTTCAACCAAGTAAAGTTCAATAACATTCGTTGAGATACTAAACCTTTCTTCATAACTTAATCCTAGACTAGCAATAATCTTTGAAAGTTCCGATAGGTTTATTGAGTTTGAATGTATAGTGAAAGTTATGTTGTTTGTAGATACTTCAAGAAAACCTATTAGATCATCATACCGTGCTATACAGTAGTTTCCATAAAACTCTGGTAAGTATGAAACTTCTTCTGCTATTATGTTTCCAAACAAATCCCTTTTTAGGTTATTGACATTGAGACTCAAGTTTAGATTCTTACCTAGTCTTTTATTCATATAGTCAGTCTCTGTTGAACCAACTGGAAGTCTTATAAACCAGATTATCGTAAAGATAATGATCAATATAGTTATAACTACACCTATAATGATCAACTTTTTCATAGATTGTGAAAATTATAGTTGTTAAAATAGGGTAATAACAAAATTTGGCTACAGGTTAATGGAGTTTTAAGGATATATTACCTTTATTCCTTTCTTTTCTGCTAGTTTTTTTGCATCTTCATAGATGAAGTATGTTACTATTCTCTTCTCACTAACTTTTCTTCCTACCTCTTGTTCATACACTCTTACAGCTTCTTCAAACCTCTCAACCTCAGAAACACTACAACTTGACTTAACCTCAACAACCATCTCAACACCATCCTTAACTACTATATCTATCTCATACTCCCTTTTTTCCTCAAAGTCTCCAATCTTTACAACAGCACTACTCTTCCATTTTTTGACCTCACCACCCCAACTACTCACGAGATCTTCTGCAAACTTCGTGATAGCTTTTTCCGAGCTCAAACCCCACCTGCCACCTATTGCCTCAAGTTTCCTATCAAGCCTTCCTACCGACTCATCTATCTTCCTGTCAAGCCTCTCTACCTCCCTATCTATCTTCCTATCAATCTCATCTTTAACGTTAAGAACAAACTTCTTAAGGTCTTCTGACTGCTTCTCAAGAGCACTGTAAAACTCTTTTCTTAACTCCTCCGACTGCTTCTCAAGAGCACTGTAAAACTCTTTTCTTAACTCCTCGGACTGCTTCTCAAGAGCACTGTAAAACTCTCTTTTTAGGTCTTGTGAATACTTCACTAGTGCTTCATCAAAGTAAGTCTTTGTTAAAAGCTCATCCCCATACAACTTCAGTATCAATTTATGAATTTCAAAAGCGAAATCCTTATCTGTTCTTATTATGCTCAGTAATCTCTCTTTGAGTTCCGTTTCTGTCATATTGAAAGTATAATTACAACAGGTATGTTCAGTCAAAAACTAACTAGAAGAAGATTAAACATTTCAATCTCTAGGTTTTCTGTATCACTAACACTTCAAACAACACACATTCTTCCGATAAGTTTAGTAATATTATTACTATGAGGAGAATATTTTTTCTTCTGCTAGTTTCTGTAATAGCCCAGACATCCTATGGGGGGATACAACCTGAACTTTCATTTGAATATGAAACATTTAGGATGCTACAAGAGATACCGGTGATATTTACTGTTAGGAATGTAGGTAATAATAGCGAGGAATTTTTCATATACGATAACATCTACAAAACATTCTTCATAGACTTAAGAACGGAAAAGAATGACCAAGTTGAATTGTCTTATGACTTTATAGTTAAACACGACTTTTTCAATATTCACTCAACGAAAAGGTCTATAATCCTAAAGCCAGACCAATCGTTTTCAGTTAGACTTGATATATCCAAGATATTTGACATCTCCAAACCTGGTGTTTATTACATAAGAGGTATTTTCTCCCCCGATGGAATGGCAGACAAAAGAGATGGATTATTCACGGACTTCTACAAGATAATTATAAAACCCCCTAGGAAGGTTGAAGAAGTTGTTGTAAGTATTGATACCGAGTTCCAGAAGAAACAACAAGAACTCTACAACCTACCGCCTTATGAAGTCGTAAGAAGAATGCTTGATGCGAAATACAGAAGAGATGCAAAAGAGTATCTAATCTACTTTGACTTTGACAAACTTATAGCAATATTTCCATCATTCTCAAAGAGATATGACGAAAGTAAAACAGCGTCAGAGAAGGCAAGAGTTATAGAAAAATTTAAAGAATACCTAACAACATATTGGGAAGACCCCATACTTTCATTCTCAATAATTAGAACCGAGATTGAAGGAGACAAAGCAAAAGTAATAGCAGATGTTGAGTATAAGCTGAGAAATACATCCTACAAGTTAAGATATTCCTACGAACTATTTAGAACCTATGACAACAGATGGCTCATCTACTCCTACGAAGCTGTTAACTTTAAGTAGTTCTACAAATTCAAAAAAATTGACAAGTGTGAGACTAACCTTGAGTTCGTTATGAATGTTCTAATTCTAGGTGCTACAGGTAAATTTGGCAAATACCTATCAAAAGGAATTGTAAGTAAGAAAATTCTGCCAAAAACTCAAAACCTATACCTACAAGGTAATCTCAATGTGGAAGATTTAGAATACCTGTCAGCCGAAGGACTCAACACAAAGGTTTTCAAATCAGACTTCTATCTTCTAGACGATGTTAAAAGACTAATTTCTGAAATGCCTCAAAAAATAGATGTTTTCATAAACCTTCTGTCTATCTTTGAAGAGAGTAAGTATAGTTCTGAAATAGAAAGTGTTGATAGAGTTTTAAGGATAAACTTTCACAATCAGGTTCTATTCCTAAAAGAGACCTTACCGAGAGTAGATGGAGGAGTTGTAGTTCAATTTCTTGACGAGTGCGTTAGAAGACCTTATGTCAGTAAATACTTTTGGTATTCAGTCTCAAGAAGTACGTTATACTCATTCTACCAAAACTATAAGGAGTATGCTACCAGAAATTTCGTGAAGCAAAGGGTAGTTCTTCTATTCCCTGAATACATAAAAGAAAGTGACTATCAGAGCCTCTCAAAGACAATAGATAAGTATTGTGCAAACGAAGTTCCAGATTTTGAAATGATAGAGATACCTAAAGAAGGTCTAACTAGATAGTGTGATTTAGTCAAAAGTAAAATTTAAATATAAAACTGGAGGTTAGGCCTATGCAGGGATTTTTCATATTACTTATCCTACTTTCAATTCTATCAAGTGTATGTTTTGGTTTTTCATTCCGAACCAACGGAAACTTTGTTACAATTCAAGGCTTTGAGTCAAAGGTCCTTAAGAATAAGAGAACAATAAGAGTATTTTTACCTTCGGATTACTTCAACTCAACAAACTACTATCCTGTCCTTTATGCTCACGATGGACAGAACGTATACTACGATGAGAAAAATAAAGCAAAATGGGATGTTGATAAAACAACAGAGATCCTTGTTAAAGAAGGCAAAATTAGAGATGTCGTAATTGTAGGTATAGATCATATGGGGGTTGATAGGATTAAAGAATACACACCATTCCCTTTTGAGAGTTACGGTGGTGGAGCAGGAGAGTTGTATGGTAAATTTCTCGTTGAAGAACTTAAACCATTCATAGAAACCAACTTTAGGGTAAAGACAAACAGAGATTCTGTTGGTACTTTTGGCTCATCTCTCGGAGGTCTTATTTCACTCTACCTTGGGATGTGGTATCCTGAAGTTTTCGGAACAGTCGGTTGTTTCTCTCCTTCTTTTTGGTGGGGGCTTGAAAGAACGAAGTCAAATGTGGTAAGAAACCTTGATAAATTATCAACTCTCAAAATCTACATTGATATGGGCTATAGCGAGGGAGGAAACCAAGAATCAGAAAGTAACATCGTATACACAACAAGAGAGATATGTAATATCCTGCTAACCAAGATTGACTATCCTAGACTATTGTATATTGAGGACAAGAAAGGCATTCACAATGAAATCTCTTGGAAGGAGAGAATGAGTAATTTTCTTGTATTTACTCTGAGTAAAGAATCTTTATCTCAAGAAATAACTAGTATTCAACTTGATGTCCATCCGAGTGAATGGGGTGTCGGAGACAAAGGGTTTGTATTCATTAATGCTACAACGAAAGATGGTATCGTAAGAACCATCTATCAATTGACACCTTCACTAGAAAAGTTCAAGTATCTGGGTAATGGATACATTGAAGCAACGGAAAGTGGAAAAGGGAAAGTATCGGTATCAATTGGAAAACTGTCATCATCAAAAGAGATAAACATAGACACACTTTCAAGAAAGTTCGGAGTAGCAAATATAAATGTTTTCGCAACATCTGCCGATGTTGAGTTTTTGGTTGAAGACGAGGACGGTAAGAAAACTAATTACACAATAAAATTAACAATCTTGAGTAATGGTGAGAGACAAAACTTATTCTTCACATCTATAACCAATGTAAGAGGGAAATCATACAAAGGTAAGTTCATTCTAGATGGAAAGATAGACGAAGGAGTTAAGCAAATAGTAATAAACAGAAGGTTAAAGGAATATAAGTTTAAGTTCTAAGTATAAAAGCAATTAACTATCCTGTTA is a genomic window containing:
- a CDS encoding DUF3782 domain-containing protein, with the translated sequence MTETELKERLLSIIRTDKDFAFEIHKLILKLYGDELLTKTYFDEALVKYSQDLKREFYSALEKQSEELRKEFYSALEKQSEELRKEFYSALEKQSEDLKKFVLNVKDEIDRKIDREVERLDRKIDESVGRLDRKLEAIGGRWGLSSEKAITKFAEDLVSSWGGEVKKWKSSAVVKIGDFEEKREYEIDIVVKDGVEMVVEVKSSCSVSEVERFEEAVRVYEQEVGRKVSEKRIVTYFIYEDAKKLAEKKGIKVIYP
- a CDS encoding alpha/beta hydrolase-fold protein, yielding MQGFFILLILLSILSSVCFGFSFRTNGNFVTIQGFESKVLKNKRTIRVFLPSDYFNSTNYYPVLYAHDGQNVYYDEKNKAKWDVDKTTEILVKEGKIRDVVIVGIDHMGVDRIKEYTPFPFESYGGGAGELYGKFLVEELKPFIETNFRVKTNRDSVGTFGSSLGGLISLYLGMWYPEVFGTVGCFSPSFWWGLERTKSNVVRNLDKLSTLKIYIDMGYSEGGNQESESNIVYTTREICNILLTKIDYPRLLYIEDKKGIHNEISWKERMSNFLVFTLSKESLSQEITSIQLDVHPSEWGVGDKGFVFINATTKDGIVRTIYQLTPSLEKFKYLGNGYIEATESGKGKVSVSIGKLSSSKEINIDTLSRKFGVANINVFATSADVEFLVEDEDGKKTNYTIKLTILSNGERQNLFFTSITNVRGKSYKGKFILDGKIDEGVKQIVINRRLKEYKFKF